In one Roseburia intestinalis L1-82 genomic region, the following are encoded:
- a CDS encoding putative manganese-dependent inorganic diphosphatase, which produces MSAEKRKVWVVGHKNPDTDSICAALSYAYLKNQTENDKTYVAKRAGAVNAETHYVLDYFGAQEPELVTYAGTQIKDINFRRTAGVSSQISLRRAWETMKKLEVVTLPVTNQFGKLEGIIVTKDIATSYMDVFDNHVLSQARTQYKNIAATLDGTIIVGNEHAYFVKGKVVVATSNPEYMADYIEDDDMVILGDREEAQKQAIESNASCLIIGGGIEVGEDVRTLAEKHDCIIITTPFDTFSVARLINQSMPIKQFMTQKNIITFGIEDYVDEVRETMSKIRHRDFPILNENGNYAGMVSRRNLMNMQKKQVILVDHNEKAQAVDGIDEAEILEIIDHHRLGSLETVSPVYFRNQPLGCTSTIIYQMYQEKSVDVPKQIAGLLLSAIISDTLMFRSPTCTPLDKSVAEALAVIAEVDIETYAKNMFQAGSNFSGKTTEEIFYQDFKIFHTDDCDFGVAQISAMSREELDKVAEQIRPFMVQVLAEKKIDMVYVMLTDILEESSKIIFDGENAGKILGAAFRKEERSEGILLEGIVSRKKQFIPTLMNEMAERQ; this is translated from the coding sequence ATGAGCGCAGAAAAGAGAAAAGTTTGGGTTGTAGGGCACAAAAATCCTGATACGGATTCTATTTGTGCAGCTCTCTCTTATGCATATTTAAAAAATCAGACAGAAAACGATAAAACCTATGTGGCAAAACGTGCCGGAGCAGTAAATGCGGAGACACATTATGTGCTGGATTATTTTGGAGCACAGGAGCCGGAGTTAGTCACCTATGCGGGAACACAGATTAAGGATATCAATTTTAGAAGAACGGCAGGCGTAAGCAGCCAGATTTCCTTAAGACGTGCATGGGAGACCATGAAAAAATTAGAGGTTGTAACACTTCCGGTAACCAATCAGTTTGGAAAACTCGAAGGAATCATTGTTACGAAGGATATTGCAACGTCTTACATGGACGTTTTTGATAATCATGTGTTATCCCAGGCACGAACACAGTATAAAAATATTGCCGCAACATTAGATGGAACGATTATTGTAGGAAATGAACATGCCTATTTTGTAAAGGGAAAGGTAGTGGTAGCTACTTCAAATCCGGAATATATGGCAGACTATATCGAGGATGATGATATGGTAATCTTAGGTGACCGGGAAGAGGCGCAGAAGCAGGCAATCGAGTCAAATGCGAGCTGTCTGATCATCGGTGGAGGAATCGAAGTCGGCGAGGACGTGCGCACTTTGGCAGAAAAACATGACTGCATCATTATTACGACACCGTTTGATACTTTTTCTGTGGCACGTCTTATTAATCAGAGTATGCCGATCAAACAGTTTATGACACAGAAAAATATCATCACATTCGGAATTGAAGACTATGTCGATGAAGTGCGGGAGACGATGTCAAAAATCAGACACCGTGATTTCCCAATCTTAAATGAAAACGGTAATTATGCCGGAATGGTTTCACGCCGTAATTTGATGAATATGCAGAAAAAACAGGTGATACTTGTTGATCATAATGAGAAGGCGCAGGCGGTAGACGGGATTGACGAGGCTGAGATCTTAGAGATCATTGATCACCATCGTCTCGGCAGTCTTGAGACAGTTTCACCGGTATATTTTAGAAACCAGCCGCTTGGATGTACATCTACGATCATTTATCAGATGTATCAGGAAAAGAGTGTGGATGTGCCGAAACAGATCGCAGGTCTTTTATTGTCTGCAATTATTTCCGATACGCTGATGTTCCGTTCACCGACATGTACTCCGTTAGATAAATCAGTTGCGGAGGCTCTTGCAGTGATCGCGGAAGTGGATATTGAGACTTATGCGAAAAATATGTTCCAGGCGGGCAGTAATTTCAGTGGGAAAACGACAGAAGAGATTTTTTATCAGGATTTCAAAATTTTCCATACCGATGACTGTGATTTTGGCGTAGCGCAGATCAGTGCCATGAGCCGGGAAGAGTTAGACAAAGTAGCAGAGCAGATACGTCCGTTTATGGTGCAGGTGCTTGCAGAAAAGAAGATCGATATGGTCTATGTTATGCTGACAGATATCTTAGAGGAATCTTCAAAGATTATTTTTGACGGGGAAAATGCAGGCAAAATTTTAGGAGCTGCGTTCCGCAAAGAAGAACGCAGTGAGGGCATTTTATTAGAGGGAATCGTTTCAAGAAAGAAACAGTTCATACCGACGCTCATGAATGAGATGGCAGAGCGCCAGTAA
- the nagE gene encoding N-acetylglucosamine-specific PTS transporter subunit IIBC: MKYLQKLGKALMLPVACLPICGILMGIGYALCPSTMQGGDVSGIVQMIGFFLVKAGGALIDNMAILFVIGVGVGMADDNDGTAALAALASWLMMTNLLSTGVVTTLMPVIAENETKVLAFSKIANPFIGILAGIIGATCYNKFKGTKLPDWLSFFSGKRCVAIVAGVVSIIVSAILLFIWPLLFGALVSIGEGIVGFGPVGAGIYAFLNRLLIPTGLHHALNNVFWFDTIGLGDLQHFWAGETSADVTWDLGMYMSGFFPCMMFGVPGAALAMIQTAKSNKKKVAIGLVASAAVCAFVCGVTEPFEFGFMFLAPALYVVYALLYGIFTVITVLVGFRAGFSFSAGATDLLFSATLPAAKNTWMIIPLGIAAFIVFYVVFRFAITKFDLKTPGREDDDVEAEKNVDLGSSDYTTVAAAILEGVGGAANIKSIDNCITRLRLEVKDSSLVDEKKIKSAGAAGVIRPSKTAVQVVIGTKVQFVADEFKKLCR; this comes from the coding sequence ATGAAGTATTTACAGAAATTGGGAAAAGCATTAATGCTTCCTGTAGCGTGTCTTCCAATCTGTGGTATCTTAATGGGTATTGGATATGCGCTATGTCCATCTACCATGCAGGGGGGCGATGTTTCCGGTATCGTTCAGATGATCGGTTTCTTCCTTGTAAAAGCAGGAGGAGCTTTGATCGATAACATGGCAATTCTTTTTGTTATCGGTGTCGGCGTTGGTATGGCAGATGATAATGATGGTACAGCAGCTCTTGCAGCTTTGGCATCATGGTTAATGATGACAAACCTTCTTTCTACAGGGGTTGTTACAACGTTAATGCCGGTAATTGCAGAGAATGAGACAAAAGTGCTTGCATTCAGTAAGATTGCAAACCCATTTATCGGTATCCTTGCCGGTATCATCGGTGCAACATGCTACAACAAATTCAAAGGTACAAAATTACCTGACTGGTTATCATTCTTCAGTGGTAAGCGTTGTGTAGCAATCGTTGCAGGCGTTGTTTCTATCATTGTATCCGCAATCTTATTATTCATCTGGCCTTTATTATTTGGAGCATTAGTTTCAATCGGTGAAGGAATTGTTGGATTTGGTCCTGTTGGTGCAGGTATTTATGCATTCTTAAACAGATTGCTGATTCCAACCGGATTACATCATGCACTGAACAATGTATTCTGGTTTGATACGATCGGACTTGGGGATTTACAACATTTCTGGGCAGGCGAGACGTCGGCAGATGTAACATGGGATTTAGGTATGTATATGTCTGGATTCTTCCCATGTATGATGTTCGGTGTTCCGGGTGCAGCTCTTGCTATGATTCAGACGGCTAAGAGTAATAAGAAGAAAGTTGCAATCGGTCTGGTTGCCTCCGCAGCTGTCTGTGCATTTGTCTGTGGTGTTACAGAGCCATTTGAGTTTGGGTTCATGTTCCTTGCACCGGCACTTTATGTTGTATACGCATTATTATATGGTATCTTCACAGTGATCACGGTATTAGTTGGATTTAGAGCAGGTTTTAGTTTCTCTGCTGGAGCAACAGACCTTCTTTTCTCTGCAACCCTTCCGGCAGCGAAGAATACCTGGATGATCATTCCACTTGGTATTGCAGCATTTATTGTATTTTATGTTGTATTCCGTTTCGCTATCACAAAGTTTGATCTGAAAACTCCTGGTAGAGAAGACGATGATGTGGAAGCAGAGAAAAATGTCGACCTTGGGAGCAGTGATTATACAACTGTAGCGGCAGCAATTTTAGAAGGCGTTGGTGGTGCAGCAAATATTAAAAGTATTGATAACTGTATTACAAGACTTCGGCTTGAAGTAAAAGACAGTTCTTTAGTAGATGAGAAGAAAATCAAATCAGCAGGGGCTGCTGGTGTTATCAGACCAAGTAAAACAGCTGTTCAGGTTGTCATTGGAACAAAAGTCCAGTTCGTAGCTGATGAGTTCAAAAAATTATGTAGATAA
- a CDS encoding PTS sugar transporter subunit IIA — MFDFFKKKEKGIEIGSPVKGKTVAISNVSDPTFGEEILGKGVAIIPAEGRIYAPADGTIEMLFDTMHAVSMTTSEGVELLIHIGLDTVALKGEHFTAYKGNGDSVKKGELLIEADLDAVKKAGYDVITPVVVCNTSDYQTVETVTDQEVEPGDTVLILNK, encoded by the coding sequence ATGTTTGATTTTTTTAAGAAAAAAGAAAAAGGGATTGAGATAGGTTCACCAGTAAAAGGAAAAACGGTTGCGATCAGTAATGTAAGTGATCCAACTTTTGGAGAGGAGATTTTAGGAAAAGGTGTTGCAATTATTCCTGCGGAAGGCAGGATATATGCACCGGCCGATGGTACGATTGAGATGTTATTTGATACGATGCATGCAGTAAGTATGACGACTTCAGAAGGTGTAGAACTGCTCATACACATAGGACTTGATACGGTTGCATTAAAGGGAGAACATTTTACTGCATATAAAGGCAATGGTGATTCTGTGAAAAAGGGAGAACTGTTGATAGAGGCTGATCTTGATGCAGTAAAAAAAGCCGGTTATGACGTGATCACGCCTGTGGTTGTGTGCAATACATCAGATTATCAGACAGTGGAAACAGTGACAGATCAGGAAGTAGAACCTGGCGACACAGTATTGATTCTAAATAAATAA
- the licT gene encoding BglG family transcription antiterminator LicT — translation MVIQKVINNNVISAYDVNQQEIVIMGKGIGFKAHTGELIDESKIEKVFRIENENLSRQFQELLENIPLEHMQLTSDIISYAIKNLNVQLNQNIYITLTDHINFAIQRQSQGIQLKNALLWETKKFYHQEYLMGKYAVDLLNEKLGTEFTEDEAGFIALHFVNAEYNTTINDTFEMTNMIQKILELVRLEMGIEFDEESLHYERFITHLKFLVQRLYRHELLKDEEIEFARMMENKYPKEYECSKHIAEYIEKEYGSGIASEEIMFLAIHIKRVCMAG, via the coding sequence ATGGTTATCCAGAAAGTGATTAATAACAATGTAATATCAGCATATGATGTGAATCAGCAGGAAATTGTTATCATGGGTAAGGGAATCGGGTTTAAGGCGCATACGGGAGAACTGATTGATGAAAGCAAAATCGAGAAGGTTTTTCGTATTGAGAATGAGAATCTTTCCAGACAGTTTCAGGAACTTTTAGAAAATATTCCATTAGAGCACATGCAGCTTACCAGTGATATTATATCCTACGCAATAAAGAATCTGAATGTACAACTGAATCAGAATATATACATCACTTTGACAGATCATATTAATTTTGCAATCCAGAGACAGTCGCAGGGGATTCAATTGAAGAATGCATTACTTTGGGAGACTAAGAAGTTTTACCATCAGGAATATCTGATGGGAAAATATGCAGTTGATCTTTTGAATGAGAAGCTGGGTACAGAGTTTACGGAAGATGAAGCAGGATTTATAGCCCTGCATTTTGTGAATGCAGAATACAACACGACGATCAATGATACATTTGAAATGACGAATATGATTCAGAAGATTTTAGAACTGGTCAGGCTGGAAATGGGAATTGAGTTTGATGAGGAATCTCTGCATTATGAGAGATTTATCACTCATCTTAAGTTTTTGGTACAGCGCCTTTACCGGCATGAATTGTTGAAAGATGAGGAGATTGAATTTGCAAGGATGATGGAAAATAAGTATCCGAAGGAATATGAATGCAGTAAACATATTGCTGAATATATTGAAAAGGAATATGGCAGCGGAATTGCCAGCGAGGAAATCATGTTTCTGGCGATACATATAAAACGTGTGTGTATGGCAGGATAA
- a CDS encoding HPr family phosphocarrier protein: MKSFSYTVKDELGIHARPAGMLVKEVKNFKSKVTLEKDGKVIDATRLMAVMSMGVKKDQTVTITVEGADEDAAYDALKSFFETNL; this comes from the coding sequence ATGAAATCATTCAGTTACACAGTAAAGGACGAGTTGGGTATTCATGCAAGACCGGCGGGAATGCTCGTAAAAGAGGTTAAAAATTTTAAAAGTAAAGTAACTCTCGAAAAAGACGGAAAAGTAATTGATGCAACCCGTCTGATGGCAGTTATGAGTATGGGAGTAAAAAAAGACCAGACTGTGACTATAACAGTGGAAGGTGCTGACGAAGATGCGGCATATGATGCATTAAAATCTTTCTTTGAAACAAATTTGTGA
- the ptsP gene encoding phosphoenolpyruvate--protein phosphotransferase has product MQQINGKIAFGGIAIGKIKEVFKENNVVRRVKIDDTQAEISRFRAAKDQATEELKALYDKAVKEVGEANAAIFEVHQMMLEDEDYLDSICNIIAVQSVNAEFAVATTGDNFARMFADMDDDYMKERAADVKDISERVIRILSRKEETVHADDEEKYIIAADDLAPSETIQLERERVLAFVTRQGSTNSHTAILARTMNIPALVSAAIPKGVNGKYAIIDGFKGILILDPEEEILKEYEKKQQNEKKRQELLQQLKGKPTVTKDGKEIKLYANIGEVKDLGAVLQNDAAGIGLFRSEFLYLQSDHFPTEEEQFQAYKTVAEVMAGKKVIIRTLDIGADKKIDYFGLDREDNPALGYRAVRICLNRPEIFKTQLRALLRASMFGNISIMVPMIASVWEVKKVKEIMEEVKTELSTEGLPYKEVEFGVMIETPAAVMIADDLAKEVDFFSIGTNDLTQYTLAIDRQNAKLDRFYDSHHPAVLKMIQMVIDSAHEEGIWAGICGELGADLTLTETFVKMGIDELSVSPAMVLPVRNKIINA; this is encoded by the coding sequence ATGCAGCAAATTAATGGAAAGATTGCATTCGGAGGAATTGCGATTGGAAAAATCAAAGAAGTTTTTAAAGAAAACAATGTGGTAAGACGTGTGAAAATTGATGACACACAGGCAGAAATTTCACGTTTTAGAGCAGCCAAAGATCAGGCAACAGAAGAATTAAAGGCACTTTATGACAAGGCAGTCAAAGAAGTTGGTGAAGCAAATGCAGCAATTTTTGAAGTACATCAGATGATGTTAGAGGATGAAGATTATCTGGATTCTATTTGTAATATCATAGCAGTGCAGTCTGTGAACGCAGAATTTGCTGTAGCGACGACGGGAGATAATTTTGCAAGGATGTTTGCGGATATGGATGACGATTATATGAAAGAACGTGCAGCAGATGTAAAAGATATTTCTGAACGTGTGATCCGTATTTTATCCCGGAAAGAAGAAACTGTGCATGCGGACGATGAAGAAAAATATATTATAGCAGCGGACGACCTTGCTCCAAGCGAGACAATTCAGTTAGAACGTGAGAGAGTGCTTGCATTTGTGACAAGACAAGGTTCTACCAATTCTCATACAGCCATTCTTGCCAGAACGATGAATATTCCGGCATTGGTATCAGCGGCAATTCCAAAAGGAGTGAATGGAAAGTATGCAATTATAGATGGATTTAAGGGTATTTTGATCCTTGATCCAGAGGAAGAAATATTAAAAGAATACGAGAAAAAACAGCAGAATGAGAAGAAACGTCAGGAATTATTACAGCAGTTAAAGGGAAAACCGACTGTTACAAAAGATGGAAAAGAGATCAAACTCTATGCTAATATTGGTGAGGTAAAAGATTTAGGAGCTGTTTTACAGAATGATGCAGCCGGAATCGGACTTTTCAGAAGTGAGTTTTTATATTTGCAGAGTGATCATTTCCCAACAGAGGAAGAACAGTTCCAGGCCTATAAAACGGTTGCAGAAGTGATGGCTGGAAAAAAGGTGATCATCCGCACATTAGATATCGGAGCAGACAAGAAGATAGATTATTTTGGGCTTGATCGTGAGGATAATCCGGCATTGGGATATCGTGCAGTAAGAATCTGCCTGAACCGGCCGGAAATTTTTAAAACACAGTTAAGAGCGTTGCTGCGTGCAAGCATGTTTGGCAATATTTCCATTATGGTTCCTATGATCGCATCTGTATGGGAAGTGAAAAAAGTAAAAGAAATCATGGAGGAAGTGAAAACGGAATTGTCAACAGAGGGATTGCCATATAAAGAAGTTGAATTTGGAGTTATGATCGAGACTCCTGCAGCAGTTATGATCGCAGATGATCTAGCAAAAGAGGTGGATTTCTTTAGTATTGGAACCAATGACCTGACACAGTATACGCTTGCTATTGACAGGCAGAATGCAAAACTTGACCGTTTCTATGATTCACATCATCCGGCAGTACTCAAAATGATCCAGATGGTTATTGACAGTGCCCATGAAGAAGGAATCTGGGCAGGAATTTGCGGAGAACTTGGAGCAGACCTGACTTTGACAGAAACATTTGTGAAAATGGGTATTGATGAATTATCGGTATCACCTGCAATGGTGCTGCCTGTAAGAAATAAAATAATAAATGCATAA